A single genomic interval of Aureliella helgolandensis harbors:
- a CDS encoding sigma-54-dependent transcriptional regulator, with the protein MNQAATTSFDQETGLDPREYSLLIVDNDKAHARAMTESLERVGYRCTVATSGPEGIQKIDQNVYHVVISDLVMNDIDGMQVLQRAKRSLPDCEVVLVTGHATVSKAVEAMQEGAFTFLEKPITPGRLRAVASKAIEACHLKQTNTELRQRLDEKFGFEGIIYASQKMQEVIERIKRIAPTDATVLITGESGTGKEMIAQAIHQNSPRKNRRMKALNVRAVSETLVESELFGHVKGAFTDAASDRIGAFEYADGGTLFLDEVGDMPMSTQIKLLRVLEEHRITRVGDNKSIKVNCRLLSATNRPLEQMVDEGTFRNDLYYRLNIVTVHIPALRERPDDVVPLMDHFRKMFIKRHGKSPCSFAPAVTRRFYSYSWPGNIRQLRNFVETMVVLDTDGVLDLNDLPPELSEASDLSPTTGSESADLLPSAGDSSLIGRTMNDIERWAIEETLRLTAGNRDEAAKILSIGARTLYRKLDKYKQEDGDAPEEPEDDTPAT; encoded by the coding sequence ATGAACCAAGCTGCGACAACGAGTTTTGACCAAGAAACTGGCCTCGATCCACGTGAATACTCTCTGTTGATTGTGGACAATGACAAGGCGCATGCCCGCGCCATGACCGAAAGTCTGGAAAGGGTCGGGTACCGCTGTACTGTGGCGACGAGCGGACCTGAGGGAATCCAGAAAATCGATCAGAATGTCTACCACGTCGTCATCAGCGACCTCGTCATGAACGATATCGACGGGATGCAGGTGCTGCAGCGCGCCAAGCGGTCGTTGCCGGATTGTGAAGTCGTGTTGGTAACCGGGCATGCGACGGTTTCCAAAGCGGTGGAAGCCATGCAGGAGGGGGCGTTTACCTTTCTGGAGAAGCCGATTACGCCCGGACGACTGCGGGCGGTTGCCTCTAAGGCCATCGAGGCCTGTCATCTGAAGCAAACCAATACCGAACTTCGCCAGCGGTTGGACGAAAAGTTTGGCTTTGAAGGGATCATCTACGCCAGCCAGAAAATGCAGGAGGTCATCGAGCGGATTAAACGGATTGCTCCTACCGATGCGACCGTGCTGATCACCGGGGAGAGCGGAACCGGCAAGGAGATGATTGCTCAAGCAATCCACCAGAACAGCCCACGCAAGAACCGTCGCATGAAGGCGCTCAATGTGCGCGCGGTATCCGAGACACTCGTGGAAAGCGAGCTGTTTGGGCATGTCAAAGGCGCCTTCACCGACGCGGCCAGCGATCGGATTGGCGCGTTTGAATACGCCGACGGGGGAACGCTCTTCCTCGATGAAGTGGGAGACATGCCTATGAGTACCCAGATCAAACTGCTGCGAGTTTTGGAGGAGCATCGGATCACGCGGGTCGGCGACAACAAATCGATCAAAGTCAACTGCCGCTTGTTGAGTGCGACCAATCGCCCCCTAGAGCAGATGGTCGATGAGGGAACTTTCCGCAACGATCTCTACTACCGCCTCAATATTGTCACGGTTCACATTCCCGCACTGCGCGAAAGGCCGGATGACGTCGTGCCTCTGATGGATCACTTTCGCAAAATGTTTATTAAGCGGCATGGCAAATCGCCGTGCAGTTTTGCACCCGCGGTGACTCGCCGCTTCTACTCGTACAGTTGGCCAGGTAACATTCGCCAGCTTCGCAATTTTGTGGAGACGATGGTGGTCCTGGATACCGACGGAGTCCTCGATCTGAATGACTTACCGCCCGAACTGAGCGAAGCTTCCGATTTGAGCCCAACCACCGGAAGTGAATCGGCTGACTTGCTGCCAAGTGCCGGGGATTCCTCGTTGATCGGTCGCACGATGAATGACATTGAGCGGTGGGCTATTGAAGAGACGCTTCGCTTGACGGCAGGCAATCGAGATGAGGCAGCCAAGATTTTGAGTATTGGAGCTCGCACTCTTTACCGAAAACTCGATAAGTACAAACAAGAGGATGGAGACGCACCCGAAGAGCCCGAGGATGATACCCCGGCTACCTAA
- the aroH gene encoding chorismate mutase, with protein MNLCCRGVRGATTVQANSRDDILLATRQMLALVMRHNEMEVSDICSAVFTVTKDLDAEFPALAARQLGWYEVPLLCGYEIQVPGSLPMCIRVLVHWNTTKTQQQIHHVYIHDAVKLRPDLSKVPPVDWEELEGWIAQNLSKN; from the coding sequence ATGAACTTATGCTGCCGGGGCGTTCGAGGAGCGACGACGGTCCAAGCCAATTCTCGCGATGATATCTTGCTAGCGACACGGCAAATGCTGGCCTTGGTGATGCGCCACAATGAAATGGAAGTGTCCGATATCTGCAGCGCCGTGTTTACGGTCACCAAAGACCTGGACGCTGAGTTTCCCGCGCTGGCGGCACGACAGTTGGGATGGTACGAAGTCCCCTTGCTGTGTGGGTACGAAATTCAAGTCCCAGGTTCGTTGCCGATGTGCATTCGAGTCCTGGTTCATTGGAATACCACCAAAACTCAGCAACAAATTCACCATGTTTACATTCACGACGCGGTGAAACTACGACCCGATCTTTCCAAAGTTCCCCCGGTCGACTGGGAAGAACTCGAGGGATGGATCGCTCAAAACCTGTCTAAGAACTAG